In Nymphaea colorata isolate Beijing-Zhang1983 chromosome 13, ASM883128v2, whole genome shotgun sequence, one DNA window encodes the following:
- the LOC116266815 gene encoding protein WHAT'S THIS FACTOR 9, mitochondrial — protein sequence MDSAMLQLKKKVVHGHKVISSRYLQAASLVNVRMKWVKDKELDDVVAREKDLKAVCHLKDRICGSSKSCLPIWELSRRRRQMGLDVRVSSFMRRYPTIFEEFTIGNASGSVPWFRLTEEAVLLHQEECRYLHEQGPQLVESLCKLLMLSKGMTLPLQTIEQLRWDMGLEDKDYAHCYPHLFERVCLEDGREALKLLCWDDHLAVPALIKSSSSSLTGEICSTASAALSFPVKFTRGFGLKKKCMSWLREWQTLPYSSPYADPSHLDRRTDVSEKRIVGVFHELLHLTIQGKTERRNLSNLRAPLQLPQKFTKVFGRHPGIFYISRKGGIETVILREAYDGFNLVHKHPLAELRNKYAQLMRLGFLNRSRGLYKKDVEIKTEKLESPQEYLV from the coding sequence ATGGATAGTGCCATGTTGCAACTAAAAAAGAAGGTTGTCCATGGTCACAAAGTCATCAGTTCTAGGTATTTACAAGCTGCTTCTCTAGTGAATGTTAGAATGAAATGGGTCAAGGACAAAGAGTTGGATGATGTGGTGGCCAGGGAGAAGGACCTGAAAGCTGTGTGCCATCTCAAGGATAGGATCTGTGGGAGCTCCAAGAGTTGCCTACCCATCTGGGAACTGTCGCGTCGGCGCAGGCAGATGGGCTTGGATGTTAGAGTCTCCAGTTTTATGAGAAGGTATCCTACTATTTTCGAGGAGTTTACAATAGGTAATGCCAGTGGTTCTGTTCCTTGGTTCAGGTTGACAGAAGAAGCTGTCCTTCTCCATCAAGAAGAGTGTCGATACCTACACGAACAAGGTCCTCAACTGGTGGAGTCCCTCTGCAAGCTATTGATGCTCAGTAAGGGTATGACATTGCCCCTACAGACTATTGAACAGTTGAGATGGGACATGGGATTGGAAGACAAAGATTATGCGCATTGCTACCCCCACCTCTTCGAAAGAGTTTGTCTTGAAGACGGGCGTGAAGCCCTGAAGCTGCTCTGCTGGGATGATCACCTTGCAGTGCCTGCCCTAATCAaatcatcttcctcttctttgaCTGGAGAGATATGTTCTACTGCATCAGCAGCATTATCCTTCCCAGTGAAGTTCACCCGTGGTTTTGGGCTCAAGAAGAAATGCATGTCATGGCTGAGAGAATGGCAGACTCTCCCATACAGTTCCCCTTATGCAGATCCTTCTCATCTGGATCGTCGGACTGATGTTTCTGAGAAGAGGATTGTGGGTGTCTTCCATGAGCTTCTTCACCTCACCATCCAAGGAAAGACTGAGAGAAGGAATCTAAGCAACTTACGTGCACCACTGCAGCTGCCTCAGAAGTTCACCAAGGTTTTCGGTCGTCACCCTGGCATCTTCTACATTTCTCGAAAGGGGGGTATTGAAACAGTCATCCTCAGAGAAGCCTATGATGGGTTTAACCTGGTGCATAAGCATCCTCTCGCAGAGCTGAGGAACAAGTATGCACAGTTGATGAGGCTTGGATTCCTCAATAGGAGCAGAGGGCTGTATAAGAAAGATGTTGAAATCAAAACTGAGAAGTTGGAATCACCTCAAGAGTATCTTGTCTGA